The following proteins are co-located in the Nocardia bhagyanarayanae genome:
- a CDS encoding sigma-70 family RNA polymerase sigma factor: MTHTGEELDLAVAAAAQGDRSALAQVLELIRPLVVRYCRARIGAAERGQLSADDVAQEVCLAVMTALPRYQDQGRPFMAFVYGIASHKVADAHRNAARNKAEAMAEVPDVISTDQGPEQRALESETSRQMNRLLATLPEKHREILILRLVMGLSAEETAVAVGSTAGAIRVAQHRALAKLKSQVARAGEMYG, encoded by the coding sequence ATGACGCACACGGGCGAAGAGTTGGACCTCGCCGTCGCTGCCGCAGCGCAGGGCGACAGATCCGCTTTAGCTCAGGTACTAGAGCTGATCCGCCCGCTGGTTGTCCGGTACTGCCGCGCGCGTATCGGCGCGGCGGAGCGTGGACAGCTCTCCGCGGACGACGTTGCGCAGGAGGTATGTCTGGCCGTGATGACAGCCTTGCCCAGGTATCAAGACCAGGGTAGGCCCTTCATGGCCTTCGTATACGGAATCGCTTCGCACAAGGTCGCCGACGCACATCGCAACGCCGCCCGTAACAAGGCGGAGGCGATGGCCGAAGTACCAGATGTCATATCCACCGACCAAGGACCGGAGCAGCGCGCTCTCGAATCGGAAACCAGCAGGCAGATGAACCGTTTGCTCGCGACCCTTCCGGAGAAGCACCGAGAGATCCTGATCCTGCGATTGGTCATGGGTTTGTCAGCGGAAGAAACCGCGGTCGCCGTGGGCAGTACGGCGGGCGCGATACGAGTGGCCCAGCACAGGGCACTCGCGAAACTGAAGTCACAAGTGGCGAGGGCAGGTGAAATGTATGGCTAG
- a CDS encoding WhiB family transcriptional regulator yields MPMPTHLPGPNADVWDWQMRGSCRGVDSAVFFHPDGERGRARTAREMRAKEICRACPVLMQCRSHALKVSEPYGIWGGMSETEREMHARRNRRRMAV; encoded by the coding sequence ATGCCCATGCCGACCCACCTCCCCGGACCGAACGCCGACGTCTGGGACTGGCAGATGCGCGGTTCCTGCCGAGGCGTGGACTCCGCCGTGTTCTTCCATCCCGACGGCGAACGCGGGCGCGCCCGCACCGCACGCGAGATGCGGGCCAAGGAGATCTGCCGCGCCTGCCCGGTGCTCATGCAGTGCCGTAGCCACGCGCTGAAAGTCAGCGAGCCCTATGGCATCTGGGGCGGCATGTCGGAGACCGAGCGCGAGATGCACGCGCGGCGCAACCGCCGCCGCATGGCCGTCTGA